In Anser cygnoides isolate HZ-2024a breed goose chromosome 14, Taihu_goose_T2T_genome, whole genome shotgun sequence, one genomic interval encodes:
- the LOC136786403 gene encoding interleukin-5-like has protein sequence MRTHLYLIFLAAGIYAAPHMSNIAELLTLLQQMKNSMTGDILNLRIETPASLDDVNCINALFEGAELLKTNPDLKKFSVFFQKFERLKQSLIPSLAEEFQGECETERRNTTKFIEKLITFIRKLSKDARA, from the exons ATGAGGACTCATCTGTATCTTATTTTTCTGGCTGCAGGCATCTATGCTGCTCCCCACATGAGCAATATAGCCGAGTTACTGACACTTCTACAACAAATGAAGAATTCAATGACAGGGGACATTCTG aatctgAGAATTGAAACTCCAGCTTCTCTAGAT GATGTAAACTGCATCAACGCATTGTTTGAAGGAGCGGAACTGCTGAAAACTAATCCTGACTTGaagaaattcagtgtttttttccaaaaatttgAAAGACTGAAGCAATCTCTCATACCAAGCCTGGCAGAAGAG TTTCAGGGAGaatgtgaaacagaaagaaggaataCAACAAAATTCATAGAAAAACTGATAACATTCATCCGAAAATTATCAAAAGATGCAAGAGCATAG
- the IRF1 gene encoding interferon regulatory factor 1 has translation MPVSRMRMRPWLEMQINSNQIPGLIWINKDKMMFQIPWKHAAKHGWDMEKDACLFRSWAIHTGRYKVGEKDPDPKTWKANFRCAMNSLPDIEEVKDKSINKGSSAVRVYRMLPPLTKDQKKERKSKSSREARSRSKRKPYEDMRTEESAERLTNTPLADDHSGYTVHDYTGQEVEVESASITLDLSSCEVTGSLTDWRTPMEIAMADSTNDLYHLQVSPLASSSEVTDEDEDEMKAEIFKLLEPGQDWHTTSVGGKGFLTNEPGTQTMCSTYSYKDQDGEIDTSSGEMEFRMFDQKSSLDFSWLETVRPMQTISCGL, from the exons ATGCCCGTCTCCAGAATGCGCATGAGGCCCTGGCTGGAAATGCAGATTAACTCCAATCAGATCCCGGGACTGATATGGATTAACAAG GATAAGATGATGTTTCAAATCCCCTGGAAACATGCAGCTAAGCATGGCTGGGACATGGAGAAAGATGCCTGCCTTTTCCGGAGCTGGGCCATTCATACAG GAAGGTATAAAGTTGGTGAGAAAGAccctgaccccaaaacctgGAAGGCGAACTTCCGCTGTGCTATGAACTCGCTGCCTGACATCGAAGAAGTGAAGGATAAAAGCATCAACAAAGGCTCCAGCGCTGTTAGAGTTTACAGGATGCTGCCCCCCTTGACAAAGGATCAGAAGAAAG aaagGAAGTCAAAGTCTTCAAGAGAAGCAAGAAGCAGGAGCAAGAGAAAG CCGTATGAAGACATGAGGACGGAGGAGTCAGCAGAAAGACTAACCAACACTCCTCTGGCAGATGACCACAGTGGCTACACCGTTCATGACTACACGGGACAGGAAGTGGAGGTGGAGAGCGCGTCCATCACCTTAG ACCTCTCCTCGTGCGAGGTGACCGGCTCCCTCACCGACTGGAGGACGCCGATGGAAATCGCCATGGCTGACAGCACCAACGACCTCTACCACCTCCAGGTGTCCCCCCTGGCTTCATCCTCGGAAG TCacagatgaagatgaagatgaaatgaaagcagagatttttaAG CTGCTCGAACCAGGACAGGACTGGCACACGACCAGCGTCGGGGGGAAAGGCTTCCTCACCAACGAGCCGGGCACGCAGACCATGTGCAGCACGTACAGCTACAAGGACCAGGACGGCGAGATCGACACCTCTTCGG GGGAGATGGAGTTCCGCATGTTCGACCAGAAGAGCAGCCTGGACTTCTCTTGGCTGGAGACAGTGAGACCCATGCAAACCATCTCCTGTGGCTTGTAA